Proteins from one Paenibacillus amylolyticus genomic window:
- the rapZ gene encoding RNase adapter RapZ — MLEGEDLPGTGATLIIITGMSGAGKTIAVQSLEDLGFFCVDNLPPVLIPKFAELIEQSNGKIGKVALVIDLRGREFFTALSESLNYIKDHFTIHCEILFLDATDSVLVQRYKESRRRHPLAPEGMPLDGIRLERKMLEELKNSATQVLNTSTMKPAQLKERIISRFSHLESQMLSVNITSFGFKYGIPIDADLVFDVRFLPNPHYIDHLRPNTGQNSDVYEYVMKWPETQAFLTKLLDMLHFLIPQYRKEGKSQVIIGIGCTGGKHRSVAISEYLGKMLGSSETEAVTVSHRDADRDRH, encoded by the coding sequence ATGCTTGAAGGTGAAGACTTACCAGGCACAGGCGCCACGCTCATTATCATTACGGGCATGTCCGGGGCTGGCAAAACCATTGCAGTACAAAGCCTGGAGGATCTGGGTTTCTTCTGTGTGGATAATCTGCCACCGGTATTGATTCCAAAATTTGCGGAACTGATTGAACAGTCTAACGGTAAGATTGGTAAGGTTGCATTGGTTATCGATCTGCGCGGGCGTGAATTCTTTACGGCTCTGTCCGAGTCGTTGAACTATATTAAAGATCATTTTACCATTCATTGCGAAATTTTATTCCTGGACGCTACAGATTCTGTACTTGTTCAGCGTTACAAAGAAAGCAGGCGCAGACATCCTCTGGCTCCTGAGGGCATGCCGCTGGATGGAATCCGACTGGAACGCAAGATGTTGGAGGAACTCAAAAACTCCGCAACTCAGGTACTGAATACAAGTACAATGAAACCTGCCCAACTGAAAGAACGCATCATATCCCGCTTTTCTCATCTGGAAAGCCAGATGCTGTCGGTGAACATTACGTCGTTCGGATTCAAATATGGTATTCCGATTGATGCTGATCTGGTGTTTGATGTACGTTTTTTACCGAATCCGCATTATATTGATCATTTGCGACCGAATACGGGACAGAATAGTGATGTGTATGAATATGTTATGAAGTGGCCAGAGACACAGGCGTTTCTGACCAAGCTGCTGGATATGCTGCATTTCCTGATTCCGCAATACCGGAAGGAAGGCAAAAGCCAGGTTATTATTGGAATCGGCTGTACCGGAGGCAAGCATCGTTCGGTAGCAATATCGGAATATTTGGGCAAGATGTTGGGAAGCAGCGAGACAGAAGCTGTCACCGTGAGCCATCGCGACGCTGACCGGGACCGTCATTGA
- a CDS encoding DUF4163 domain-containing protein: protein MTSWKKWTSALLAAGIIVGSGAVWQDSSVQAASVSSKVTTPAEVTLKSGGKTLTQKGLLQGGSTWVSLTAVKDVAGGTLKYDAKTKSYTVTAANNAMTVSLMDGQPNVYINGYYPQVEAKLIQGRLYIPFSAMRDYLGVQGSWDAKTKTLTLSKVKQNNVQVKSTKVNVTVKNAEVDVQYPQVSGLASKEAEAAINKVLKDEVDTAVAAFKKQTSEFGGATAKRPYALETSYVVTYNENGVLGLITQRYEDYAGAHGMTYRTGHTFALDTGKELTLDDVLQNNKTMRETLGKKVGEQLKARGGYLDGYKGLNKDQDFYVTPTGAVVFFQLYEYTAYAEGFPEVKFTYKEILPKGTEPFSNVTSDK from the coding sequence ATGACATCATGGAAAAAATGGACAAGTGCGTTGCTTGCAGCAGGAATTATTGTGGGGAGCGGTGCAGTGTGGCAGGATAGTTCGGTACAAGCGGCTTCTGTATCCTCGAAAGTGACAACCCCGGCGGAGGTAACGTTGAAATCGGGTGGAAAAACACTGACTCAAAAAGGACTTCTGCAAGGTGGCTCAACTTGGGTATCGCTTACGGCAGTTAAAGACGTGGCAGGCGGAACCCTGAAATATGATGCGAAGACCAAGTCGTATACGGTAACAGCAGCCAACAATGCGATGACCGTTAGCCTGATGGATGGACAGCCAAACGTCTATATTAACGGGTATTACCCTCAGGTGGAAGCGAAATTGATTCAGGGTCGATTGTACATCCCGTTCTCTGCGATGAGAGATTATCTGGGTGTACAGGGCAGCTGGGATGCCAAAACAAAAACGCTAACCCTAAGCAAAGTGAAGCAGAATAATGTGCAGGTTAAATCGACAAAAGTAAACGTGACAGTTAAAAATGCGGAGGTTGATGTACAATATCCGCAAGTGAGTGGTCTGGCGAGCAAAGAGGCCGAAGCGGCGATTAACAAAGTGCTGAAAGATGAAGTGGACACGGCTGTTGCTGCTTTCAAAAAACAAACGTCTGAATTCGGCGGAGCAACCGCAAAACGTCCATATGCTTTGGAAACTTCGTATGTCGTGACCTACAATGAGAACGGCGTGCTGGGTTTGATCACTCAACGTTATGAGGACTATGCAGGGGCACATGGCATGACTTACCGCACGGGTCACACGTTTGCACTCGACACAGGCAAGGAGCTTACATTAGATGATGTCCTGCAAAACAATAAAACCATGCGTGAGACGTTGGGTAAAAAAGTGGGCGAGCAACTGAAAGCCCGCGGTGGATACCTCGATGGATATAAAGGGTTGAATAAAGACCAGGATTTCTACGTGACGCCAACAGGTGCAGTTGTATTCTTCCAGTTGTATGAGTACACAGCGTACGCCGAGGGTTTCCCAGAGGTGAAGTTCACTTACAAGGAAATTCTGCCTAAAGGCACGGAGCCGTTTAGCAACGTAACATCAGACAAGTAA
- a CDS encoding HPr family phosphocarrier protein translates to MTKHPVVVRLKTGLHARPAALFVQEANKYSSEVFVEKDDKKVNAKSIMGIMSLAISTGTEIQISAEGADAEQAVNALVSLVSKEELENQ, encoded by the coding sequence ATGACAAAGCACCCGGTAGTTGTCCGTTTGAAAACGGGTCTCCATGCCAGACCTGCGGCACTGTTCGTTCAAGAAGCGAATAAGTACTCGTCTGAAGTGTTCGTCGAGAAGGACGACAAAAAAGTTAATGCAAAAAGTATCATGGGGATCATGAGCCTTGCGATTAGCACAGGTACGGAAATCCAGATTAGTGCAGAAGGCGCGGATGCCGAACAGGCTGTAAACGCTTTAGTTAGTCTGGTAAGCAAGGAAGAGCTTGAAAACCAATAA
- a CDS encoding ROK family glucokinase, producing the protein MSEKIYVGVDLGGTAIKVGICDEQGQLMHTYEGPTEVDKGVDTVIANIEKYVRHIVAESPYSWEQLEGVGAGVAGFTNVREGIIVHAPNIGFRNVAIRSILEERLGKPIKIDNDANVAALGEVWAGAGKGVDNCVCYTLGTGVGGGLILNGKIYQGFSGMAGELGHISVVPDLEAIKCGCGKMGCVETVSSATGIIRMAKDAVERGDHTSLALVDKIAAKEVFDAAKAGDEVAQRIVNRAAFYLGKSMATVAAVINPEMFIIGGGVSKAGNFLFDEIRTVFAKLTPEPLQEGVQILEATLGNNAGIVGAAGLLLRS; encoded by the coding sequence ATGTCTGAGAAAATCTACGTTGGGGTCGATCTCGGCGGAACAGCAATCAAAGTCGGTATATGCGATGAACAAGGTCAGCTAATGCATACGTATGAAGGACCGACTGAAGTGGATAAGGGCGTAGACACGGTCATCGCCAACATCGAGAAGTATGTCCGACATATCGTAGCCGAATCACCTTACAGTTGGGAACAGCTTGAGGGTGTAGGCGCTGGAGTGGCCGGTTTCACGAATGTACGCGAGGGAATTATCGTTCATGCCCCTAACATCGGATTTCGGAATGTAGCCATTCGTTCGATTCTGGAAGAACGTCTGGGCAAGCCAATCAAAATAGATAACGATGCGAACGTGGCTGCACTGGGTGAAGTATGGGCAGGTGCTGGTAAAGGCGTGGACAATTGTGTATGTTATACACTCGGTACAGGCGTTGGCGGAGGTTTGATCTTGAACGGGAAAATCTATCAAGGCTTCTCCGGCATGGCGGGAGAACTGGGTCACATCAGTGTTGTACCTGATCTGGAGGCCATCAAGTGCGGCTGTGGTAAAATGGGATGTGTGGAAACGGTATCGTCTGCAACGGGGATTATCCGTATGGCGAAGGATGCAGTTGAACGCGGTGATCATACATCACTGGCACTCGTCGACAAGATTGCAGCTAAAGAAGTATTTGATGCTGCCAAGGCAGGCGATGAAGTGGCCCAGCGTATTGTCAACCGTGCAGCCTTCTACCTGGGCAAGTCCATGGCGACTGTAGCTGCTGTTATTAACCCGGAGATGTTCATCATTGGTGGCGGCGTATCCAAAGCGGGCAATTTCCTGTTCGATGAAATACGTACCGTATTTGCTAAGTTGACACCGGAACCGCTGCAAGAAGGGGTTCAGATTCTGGAAGCTACACTTGGTAATAATGCAGGTATTGTGGGTGCAGCAGGTCTTCTCTTGCGTTCCTAG
- a CDS encoding ABC transporter permease subunit has translation MTTTYLKRYWQLYALISLPIIYFLIFRYGPMYGVQIAFKDFNLFQGISGSEWIGFDAFREVFGMRDFYTTLRNTFMLNFLDLVVSFPAPIILAIMLYEVRFKWFKKISQTILYIPHFISWVIIGGIVYQLFGNQSGMVNGVLESMGLNSIPFLTEKNPWLVTYLFTGVWQSAGWGTILYLAALTGVNKELFEAAEIDGASRLKRIWHITLPSIKPTIVTLLILNLGHMVSIGFDRPYIIGNTAVREYSDVLSTFVYRVGLESGQYTLATVVGLFQAVVGLVFVLGSNYISKKTTGEGIL, from the coding sequence TTGACCACCACATACTTGAAGAGATATTGGCAATTGTACGCGCTAATTTCACTGCCCATTATCTACTTTTTAATCTTTCGTTATGGACCGATGTACGGTGTACAGATCGCCTTTAAGGACTTTAACCTGTTTCAGGGAATCAGTGGCAGTGAGTGGATCGGTTTTGATGCGTTTCGTGAAGTGTTTGGAATGCGGGACTTCTACACCACATTGCGCAACACCTTTATGCTGAATTTTCTGGATTTGGTCGTTTCATTTCCAGCTCCTATTATTCTGGCGATCATGCTCTATGAAGTTCGATTCAAATGGTTTAAAAAAATATCTCAGACGATTCTGTACATTCCTCACTTTATCTCATGGGTAATCATCGGGGGAATTGTATACCAATTGTTCGGTAATCAATCCGGTATGGTTAACGGTGTACTGGAGAGCATGGGCTTAAACTCAATACCATTTTTGACAGAAAAGAATCCATGGCTTGTAACGTATCTGTTCACAGGTGTCTGGCAAAGTGCAGGATGGGGAACCATTCTATATCTGGCCGCATTAACCGGCGTCAACAAGGAATTATTTGAAGCAGCTGAGATCGATGGAGCATCGCGGCTGAAGAGAATCTGGCATATTACGTTGCCGAGTATTAAACCAACCATTGTCACCCTGCTTATTCTTAATCTTGGACATATGGTCAGCATCGGTTTTGATCGGCCTTATATCATTGGTAATACGGCTGTACGTGAATATTCCGATGTACTCAGTACCTTTGTATACAGAGTTGGTCTTGAATCAGGACAATACACGCTGGCAACTGTCGTTGGACTGTTCCAGGCTGTAGTAGGACTTGTATTCGTACTAGGCTCCAACTATATTTCGAAGAAAACAACCGGGGAAGGTATTTTGTAG
- the trxB gene encoding thioredoxin-disulfide reductase: MSKYRTIVIGTGPAGLTAAIYLARANLKPLVIEGLQPGGQLTTTTEVENFPGFPQGIMGPELMDNMRKQAERFGAEFKNGWVEEVDFSKPPFKVKVGGIGELEAESIIISTGASARYLGIPGEQENVGRGVSTCATCDGFFFRGKKIVVVGGGDSAMEEASFLTRFATDVTLVHRRDELRASKIMQDRARSNEKVKWALNRTPLEVVPEALGVKGLKVRNNETGQEELLEADGVFVAIGHTPNTGFLGNAITLDKHGYVVVKPGTTETNIPGVFACGDVQDTKYRQAITAAGSGCMAAMDCEKFLEGSIVHDWSETLDK, encoded by the coding sequence ATGTCTAAATACAGAACGATTGTGATCGGAACGGGACCTGCGGGTCTGACAGCAGCGATATATCTGGCTCGTGCTAATCTAAAACCACTGGTTATCGAAGGTCTTCAGCCGGGTGGTCAATTGACGACGACAACGGAAGTTGAGAATTTCCCCGGTTTCCCGCAAGGTATCATGGGTCCTGAACTGATGGACAACATGCGTAAGCAAGCTGAACGGTTTGGAGCCGAATTCAAAAATGGTTGGGTAGAGGAAGTTGATTTCAGCAAACCGCCCTTCAAGGTCAAAGTTGGAGGAATCGGTGAACTGGAAGCAGAATCGATTATCATCTCCACAGGTGCATCCGCTCGTTATCTCGGTATTCCGGGTGAGCAGGAAAATGTGGGACGCGGTGTAAGCACATGCGCGACATGTGACGGTTTCTTCTTCCGAGGCAAAAAAATCGTGGTCGTGGGCGGTGGAGACTCTGCGATGGAGGAAGCGAGCTTCTTGACTCGTTTTGCAACAGATGTCACATTGGTTCACCGTCGGGATGAATTGCGTGCATCCAAGATTATGCAGGATCGGGCTCGCAGCAATGAGAAGGTGAAATGGGCGCTGAACCGTACTCCACTCGAGGTCGTACCGGAAGCTCTGGGTGTCAAAGGACTGAAGGTGCGCAACAACGAGACGGGGCAGGAAGAGTTGCTTGAGGCAGATGGCGTGTTCGTTGCCATTGGTCACACACCAAATACCGGTTTCCTGGGTAATGCAATCACGCTGGACAAACATGGCTATGTTGTGGTTAAACCGGGAACAACGGAGACCAATATACCAGGCGTATTCGCCTGTGGTGATGTTCAGGATACAAAGTATCGTCAAGCCATTACGGCTGCAGGATCCGGATGTATGGCCGCCATGGATTGTGAGAAGTTCCTTGAAGGAAGCATTGTCCATGATTGGAGCGAAACGTTGGATAAATAA
- the clpP gene encoding ATP-dependent Clp endopeptidase proteolytic subunit ClpP, with protein MSFIPMVVEQSNRGERAYDIYSRLLKDRIIFLGSDVNDVVANAIMAQMLFLAAEDPEKDIHLYINSPGGSITAGMAIYDTMQFIKPDVSTICVGMAASMGAFLLNAGAKGKRFALPNSEIMIHQPLGGAQGQASDIEIRARRILKMRDTLNRIISERSGQPLERIEKDTDRDYFMSAAEAADYGIIDKVIENVGSQGI; from the coding sequence GTGAGTTTTATTCCTATGGTCGTTGAACAGAGCAACCGGGGTGAGCGCGCCTATGACATCTATTCCAGATTGCTGAAGGATCGTATTATTTTCCTTGGTAGCGATGTTAATGATGTTGTGGCTAATGCAATTATGGCACAGATGTTGTTCCTGGCTGCGGAAGATCCGGAGAAAGACATTCACTTATACATCAACAGCCCAGGCGGATCGATTACAGCCGGTATGGCCATTTACGATACAATGCAATTCATCAAACCGGATGTATCTACCATCTGTGTAGGTATGGCCGCTTCCATGGGTGCATTCTTGCTGAATGCCGGTGCGAAAGGGAAACGTTTTGCGTTGCCTAACAGTGAGATCATGATTCACCAACCGCTTGGTGGTGCTCAAGGCCAAGCTTCAGACATCGAAATTCGTGCTCGCCGCATCCTGAAAATGCGTGATACCTTGAACCGCATCATCTCTGAGCGTTCAGGTCAACCGCTGGAGCGGATCGAGAAAGATACAGATCGTGACTACTTCATGAGTGCTGCTGAAGCTGCCGATTACGGTATCATTGATAAAGTTATTGAAAACGTAGGTTCCCAAGGCATCTAA
- the whiA gene encoding DNA-binding protein WhiA → MSFAAQTKKELTMIESEPCCEKAELSALIRMLGAVQLSNKKVILDISTENAAIARRAYSLLKKHFQVHTELLVRKKMRLKKNNVYIVRIPSMVQEILNNLHIVSEGFLFTPGINTELFQQNCCKRAYLRGAFLAGGSVNNPEGSSYHLEIASMYEEHCQALVDLANEFHLNARCIERKKGFILYIKEGEKIIELLSIIGAHQALFKFEDVRIMRDMRNSVNRIVNCETANLNKTIGAAVRQIDNIRLLQKEVGLESLPEKLREVAEVRLAHPDINLKEVGELLKGTVSKSGVNHRLRKIDELAEKVRTERYG, encoded by the coding sequence ATGTCGTTTGCAGCACAGACCAAAAAAGAGTTAACCATGATTGAGAGCGAACCGTGCTGCGAAAAGGCGGAACTTTCAGCCCTCATCCGTATGCTTGGTGCGGTGCAGTTATCGAATAAAAAGGTCATCTTGGATATTTCGACGGAGAATGCCGCCATTGCAAGACGGGCATACTCTCTGCTTAAAAAGCATTTTCAAGTGCATACGGAATTACTGGTCCGCAAAAAAATGCGGCTGAAAAAGAACAATGTATATATTGTTCGTATTCCAAGCATGGTACAGGAGATTCTCAATAATCTTCACATTGTATCCGAAGGTTTTCTGTTTACGCCAGGCATTAATACGGAGCTGTTCCAGCAGAACTGCTGTAAACGGGCCTATCTTCGCGGTGCATTTCTGGCCGGTGGATCGGTTAATAATCCGGAAGGGTCCTCGTACCATCTGGAGATTGCATCCATGTATGAGGAGCACTGTCAGGCACTGGTTGATCTGGCGAATGAATTTCATCTAAATGCCCGGTGTATAGAACGCAAAAAAGGATTCATCCTATACATTAAGGAAGGCGAGAAAATCATTGAGCTGCTCAGTATCATTGGTGCTCATCAGGCCTTGTTCAAATTTGAAGATGTACGGATTATGCGTGACATGCGTAACTCCGTTAACCGGATCGTCAATTGTGAGACTGCCAACCTGAATAAAACGATTGGTGCCGCAGTAAGACAAATTGATAATATCCGTTTGCTGCAAAAGGAAGTTGGTCTGGAATCACTGCCTGAGAAACTCCGCGAGGTGGCGGAGGTTCGACTGGCTCATCCGGATATCAATCTGAAGGAAGTGGGCGAGCTCCTTAAAGGTACCGTTAGCAAGTCGGGAGTGAACCATCGGCTTCGCAAAATTGATGAGCTGGCTGAGAAAGTGCGTACAGAACGTTATGGTTAA
- a CDS encoding AI-2E family transporter: MGHISCEVKILGEMIKDWLQNTTVRRFLILLLFCLVLFSMGSMLHMILLLFLVTYVMNRLQHFITGGLNRLFPINYKVVVILLYIIVIAVIVLGISRYSPRIVDQVVQLTNEIMKFLDSADGDNFASKIAGYLQSFDIKNYTNDALKYIFALSKWLEFILLVIILSLFFLLQKQEIYKFTSKFKTSKIGWFYNEVAYLGDKFVSSFGKVIEAQLLIAVFNTVLTILGLWILGFPYLFALTILVFLLSLVPVAGVIISLVPLCLIGYQMGGLKLSIIVIIMIIVIHALETYFLNPKLMAHKTKLPMFYTFIVLILSQHFLGIWGLIIGIPIFVFLLDILDVNKMEKTEEPVRVESKL; the protein is encoded by the coding sequence ATGGGGCATATTAGCTGTGAGGTGAAGATTTTGGGGGAAATGATAAAAGATTGGTTACAGAATACGACAGTGAGACGATTTTTGATCCTGCTCTTGTTCTGTTTGGTTTTGTTCAGTATGGGGAGTATGCTGCACATGATTCTGTTGCTGTTCCTGGTGACGTATGTCATGAACAGGTTACAGCACTTCATTACAGGTGGCCTGAATCGTTTGTTTCCGATCAATTATAAAGTTGTGGTCATCCTGCTCTATATCATCGTTATTGCTGTAATTGTACTCGGTATCTCCAGATATTCACCACGAATCGTGGATCAGGTTGTTCAGTTAACGAACGAAATCATGAAATTTCTGGATAGTGCAGATGGTGATAATTTTGCATCCAAAATTGCGGGTTATCTTCAATCCTTCGATATTAAAAATTACACCAATGATGCATTGAAATATATTTTCGCTTTGAGCAAATGGCTGGAATTTATTCTGCTTGTTATCATTCTGAGTCTGTTCTTCCTGCTGCAGAAGCAAGAGATATACAAGTTCACGTCCAAGTTCAAAACAAGTAAAATTGGATGGTTCTATAATGAAGTGGCTTATCTGGGAGACAAATTCGTGTCTTCTTTTGGTAAAGTCATTGAGGCACAGCTTCTTATTGCGGTGTTTAATACAGTGCTGACGATCCTGGGCTTATGGATTCTGGGTTTCCCATATCTGTTCGCGCTGACCATTCTGGTGTTCCTGCTCAGTCTGGTGCCCGTGGCGGGGGTGATCATCTCACTGGTACCGCTCTGTCTGATTGGGTACCAGATGGGTGGACTGAAATTAAGCATTATTGTGATCATCATGATTATTGTGATTCATGCCTTGGAGACGTACTTCCTGAATCCAAAACTGATGGCACACAAGACCAAATTGCCGATGTTCTACACCTTTATCGTACTGATTCTGTCGCAACACTTCCTGGGAATCTGGGGACTGATTATTGGTATTCCAATCTTTGTCTTCCTGCTTGATATTCTGGATGTGAACAAGATGGAGAAGACAGAAGAGCCGGTACGTGTGGAATCGAAGCTGTGA
- a CDS encoding SIMPL domain-containing protein (The SIMPL domain is named for its presence in mouse protein SIMPL (signalling molecule that associates with mouse pelle-like kinase). Bacterial member BP26, from Brucella, was shown to assemble into a channel-like structure, while YggE from E. coli has been associated with resistance to oxidative stress.) yields the protein MGKQWMKPFGAVLVASTLLVGGTAWVAPGNYAYAAEVQGVQQNVINVVGKGEIQVKPDIAYLSIGVNSTAETAASAQKANAAKVQKVSNLLKNTWKISADDIQTSQFSVQPNYTYSEKDGQQIKGYTAHHTLTVTYREMDKIGELLDAASGAGANNIENVRFTVENPESYESQVIEKAVANADVKAGAIAKAVKRQLGAVLSVTQGDANVPVFYASESLMSKAADTAGGTEIETGQVKVSTILNITYEMK from the coding sequence ATGGGTAAACAATGGATGAAACCGTTTGGTGCGGTGCTGGTGGCAAGTACGTTGCTTGTTGGAGGAACGGCGTGGGTTGCACCAGGTAACTATGCTTACGCTGCAGAGGTTCAGGGCGTACAACAGAATGTGATTAATGTTGTGGGTAAAGGTGAGATTCAGGTGAAGCCTGATATTGCTTATCTGTCCATTGGTGTGAACAGTACTGCAGAGACAGCTGCATCTGCTCAAAAAGCGAATGCTGCCAAAGTTCAAAAGGTATCCAACTTGCTGAAGAATACGTGGAAGATCAGTGCAGACGACATTCAAACGAGTCAGTTCTCTGTACAACCCAACTATACGTATAGCGAAAAAGACGGACAACAAATTAAAGGATACACCGCGCATCATACGCTGACGGTCACATATCGTGAGATGGACAAGATTGGCGAGTTGCTCGATGCTGCTTCAGGGGCAGGTGCCAACAATATTGAGAACGTGCGCTTTACTGTAGAAAATCCGGAAAGTTATGAGTCCCAAGTGATCGAGAAAGCAGTTGCGAATGCAGATGTAAAAGCTGGAGCCATTGCAAAAGCAGTTAAACGTCAGCTCGGTGCTGTTCTTTCCGTGACCCAAGGTGACGCGAATGTACCTGTGTTCTATGCAAGTGAGTCTTTGATGTCCAAAGCAGCAGATACAGCAGGTGGCACTGAGATTGAAACAGGCCAGGTTAAAGTAAGCACAATCCTGAATATTACGTATGAAATGAAATAA
- a CDS encoding sugar-binding domain-containing protein: MRTILEVQKQLLPDLMDVLKKRYTILQQIMLSDVIGRRTLANSMQMTERVLRAETDLLKAQGLIEIDSAGMKISEAGYDLLQQLEPVAKELFGLSELEERIKQAYGLQKVVVVPGDSDVSPFAKRELGRAGAKALGNIMSDNDVVAVTGGSTTAEVAEQLNPPTSLKGVWFVPARGGLGESLEIQANTIASTMAKRVGAQYKLLHVPDLLSDHAYESLIQDPSVQEILQLIRQSRIVIHGIGDAVEMATRRKLATEIIDELQEQGAVSESFGYYFNDQGKVVHTMLTLGMRLQDIERTDVVIGIAGGKSKAAAIHSVLRFGQEDILIIDEAAAEVIVAEME, encoded by the coding sequence ATGCGAACGATTTTAGAAGTACAAAAGCAGCTTCTGCCTGATCTCATGGATGTCTTGAAAAAGAGGTATACGATTCTGCAACAGATCATGTTATCGGATGTGATCGGACGGAGAACGTTAGCTAATTCCATGCAGATGACCGAGCGGGTTCTGAGGGCTGAGACCGATCTGTTAAAGGCTCAGGGACTTATTGAAATTGACAGTGCAGGAATGAAGATCAGCGAGGCAGGGTATGATTTGCTGCAGCAGTTAGAGCCCGTAGCCAAAGAGTTGTTCGGATTATCCGAGCTGGAAGAGCGCATCAAGCAAGCCTACGGTCTGCAAAAGGTAGTTGTGGTTCCTGGTGATTCGGACGTTTCTCCATTTGCCAAAAGGGAACTGGGCAGAGCCGGAGCGAAGGCTCTCGGCAATATCATGAGTGACAACGACGTTGTCGCCGTTACTGGCGGATCAACAACGGCCGAAGTCGCAGAGCAACTTAATCCGCCAACATCGCTCAAAGGTGTCTGGTTCGTACCGGCACGCGGTGGACTTGGAGAAAGCCTTGAAATTCAGGCAAATACGATTGCATCCACAATGGCAAAACGGGTAGGAGCGCAATACAAACTCCTGCATGTACCGGATTTGCTAAGTGATCATGCCTATGAATCATTAATCCAGGACCCCAGTGTTCAGGAGATTCTGCAGCTGATTCGGCAATCGCGCATTGTTATTCATGGCATTGGTGATGCCGTGGAGATGGCGACAAGACGTAAACTTGCGACGGAGATCATAGATGAACTTCAGGAGCAAGGAGCCGTATCTGAATCTTTCGGTTATTACTTTAACGATCAGGGTAAGGTGGTACATACCATGCTTACACTGGGCATGCGACTTCAGGATATTGAACGAACCGATGTCGTGATTGGAATTGCAGGTGGCAAAAGCAAAGCTGCTGCTATACATTCCGTGTTGCGATTTGGTCAGGAAGATATTCTGATTATTGATGAGGCTGCGGCCGAAGTCATCGTTGCCGAAATGGAATAA
- a CDS encoding carbohydrate ABC transporter permease: MSERTSNRIFDIVNISFITLFVIFCLAPFLHTIAISFSSNRAITSGEVTIFPKEFNWDAYIQVFSDQSMIYSLGYTTVLTIATTVLCMMFTLAAAYPLTKKKLKGRKLFMYVIIITMFFSGGIIPEYLLIRDLNLLNSVWALILPGLVSPFNLIILISFFRGIPESLEESAEIDGSSHVHTLFKIILPLSMPVLATLALFYAVGRWNGFQDSLMYINDPKLYPLQLKLFQMVQNNMVSELTQMEGANRTPLTPESLKAATVIFATVPILLVYPWLQKYFVSGAMLGAVKG; encoded by the coding sequence ATGAGTGAACGCACCTCAAACCGGATTTTCGATATCGTTAATATCTCCTTTATCACTTTGTTTGTTATATTCTGTCTGGCTCCATTTCTGCATACGATCGCGATATCATTCAGCTCTAACCGTGCGATTACGTCAGGTGAAGTAACCATATTCCCTAAAGAATTCAATTGGGATGCGTATATTCAGGTGTTCTCTGATCAGTCAATGATCTATTCCCTGGGTTACACAACGGTTCTGACCATTGCTACAACTGTCCTGTGTATGATGTTCACACTGGCAGCTGCATACCCGTTAACGAAGAAAAAATTGAAAGGGCGCAAGCTCTTCATGTATGTCATCATCATTACGATGTTCTTCAGTGGCGGGATCATTCCAGAGTACTTGCTCATTCGTGACCTGAACTTGCTTAACTCCGTGTGGGCACTGATCTTGCCTGGACTGGTTAGTCCGTTTAACCTGATTATCCTGATCTCCTTCTTCAGAGGCATTCCTGAAAGTCTGGAAGAATCAGCAGAAATTGACGGCAGCTCACATGTACACACGTTATTCAAAATCATACTGCCATTATCCATGCCAGTACTGGCTACATTAGCGCTATTCTATGCGGTTGGACGCTGGAATGGGTTCCAGGATTCCCTGATGTATATTAATGATCCGAAGCTGTACCCGCTTCAACTGAAGTTATTCCAAATGGTACAGAACAATATGGTCAGTGAGCTTACTCAGATGGAGGGTGCTAACCGTACGCCATTGACTCCCGAGAGTCTCAAGGCTGCGACCGTTATTTTTGCAACCGTTCCGATTCTACTCGTCTACCCGTGGCTGCAAAAGTATTTTGTCAGCGGTGCGATGCTTGGCGCAGTAAAAGGTTGA